Within Deinococcus actinosclerus, the genomic segment GCATGCCGGTGCTGATGCTGACCGCCCGCGCCGCCGAGGCCGAGCGGGTCGAGGGTCTGGAGTCCGGCGCGGACGACTACCTGACCAAGCCGTTCAGTGCAGCGGAACTCGTGGCGCGGGTGCGGGCGCTGCTGCGCCGCACGCAGCCGGACGTGCCCGCCGTCCTGAGCAACGGCCCCCTGAGCGTGGACGTGAGTGCCGCCGAGGCGCGGGTGGGGAGCCGCCGCATGAACCTCACGCGGCGCGAGTTCGACCTGCTGGCGTTCATGACGCAGCACGTGGGGCGCGTGTATTCCCGCACGGAACTGCTCGACCGGGTGTGGGGCGCGGACTTCCTGGGGGGCGAGCGGACCGTGGATCAGCACGTCACGCAGTTGCGCGCGCATCTGGGCGACGACCCGGGTAAACCCGGTTTCCTGGAAACGGTGCGCGGCAAGGGCTACCGCATGCGCCCCTGGACGGACGGCGCGTGACGGCCCCGGACGCCACCGGCCGCGCGGTGGGCACGCCCGATCACTGGATCGACGCGCTGCCGCAGGCGGTCCTGCTGACGGACGCTGGGCTGGTCACGCGCGTGAACGCGGCCGCCGCGCGGCTGTGGGGCGTGCCGCAGGAGCGCGCCGCGGGCCGCCCGGTGCTGGAGGTCGTGCGCCGCCACACCCTGGAGACCCTGCTCGAACGCGGCGGGGAGCTGGAACTGGAGGTCACGGGCCGCACGCTGCGCTGCACCGCCACCCGCGACGGCACGCTGGGCGCGTTGATCGTGGAGGACGTCACCGAGCACCGCCGCCGCGAGGCGGAACTGCGCGAGGCGACCGCAGTGCTCTCGCACGAGTTCCGCACGCCGGTCGCGGCGCTGCGCGGCGTGCTGGAGGCGCTGGAGTACGACATGCCCCGCGACCTCGCGCAGAACTTCGTGCGGCAGGGCCTCCAGGAGACCGAGCGCCTCGCGCGGCTGGCCGAGGACCTCGCCGTGGGCTTCCGGCCCACCCGCGCCCGCACCCTGCCGCTGGCCGAGGCCTTCGCCCGCGCCGAGCGCCTCCTCTCGGGCGACCTGAACGCCCGCCGCGCCAGCGTCACGTTCGGGCAGGATCACCTCGTGCGGGCCGATCCGGACAAGCTGCTGCAGGTACTGCTGAACCTCATCGAGAACGCCCTGAAGTACGGCCCGCCTGCCGGGCAGGTCGAGGTGCAGACCCATGAACGCGGCACCTGGATCGAGGTGAGCGTCCTCGACCGGGGTACGCCCATTCCCGACACCGAGAGCCTGTTCAAGGCGCACACGCGGGGCCGCGCCGCGACCGGGCAGGGCAGCGGCATGGGCCTGTACATCGTCCGCAGCATCGTGCACGGCTGGGGCGGGCAGGCCTGGGCCGAGCGGCGCGGCGACGCGAACGCCTTCTGCTTCACCCTGCCCGGCGTGGGCGGCATCGGCTGACGGTGGTCCGGGGGCGTGAAGGTGCCGTACCTGAAAGCCCCCCGGACCCGAGCGGAGCGAGAAACCGACCAGAACAGGCGCGTGAAGTGGAGGTGATGGGCGTGCCGTCCGCCCGTCACCGCAGCGCAGAGCGCCTGCCCCCGCCAGCTGACCATTTCCTGACACTCCCCCGCCGTGCGGGGTGCTACGTTCAACACAGGAGTCCCCATGCGTGAAGCCCTCGAAAACGACCTGCGTGCCGTCCTGAACGGCGCACTGAACATGCTCGGCACCGTCGAGCGCATGCTCCCCGTCGCCGGGGACGTCCTGCTGCGCGAGAACGTCGAACGCCTCGCGGAGGTCAAGGCCCTCGACCGCGAGGTGGACGCCCAGGAAGCGCAGATCGAGGCCGAGTGCCTGCGGATCATCGCGCTGCACCAGCCGGTCGCGCGGGACCTGCGGATGGTCGCCCTGATCCTCAAGAGCCTCAGCGACATCGAGCGCATGGGCGACTACGTCGTGCACGTCGCGGAGGACGGCGCGGAGCTCGCGCAGGCCCCGGCCCTGAAACGCTACGTGAACCTCGCGCGGATGCTCGACCGGCTGGGCGAGATGAGCCAGAACCTCCGCACTGCCATCGCCGACCGCGACGTGGCGCGCGCCGAGGCGACCGTGCAGATGGACGACGAGGTGGACGACCTGTACGAGCAGATCCAGCGTGAACTCGTGACGTACATGCTCGAGGACCCCCGCAACATCAGCAAGGCGCTGATGCTCATGCGGGTGGGCCGCAGCCTGGAACGCGTCGGGGATCACATGGAGAACATTTCCGAACGCGTCCGCTACTGGGTGACCGGCCAGCGCGAAGGCTGACGCCGCACCCACGCACGCCGCCCCTTCCGGAACCGGGGGGCGGTGTTTTATGCCTATCCTGTACCCGTGAGAACGGCTGATGAGCGTCCGTGCGTGCTGGTGATCGTGGGGGGGAGCATGGCGGCGGTGAAGGCCCCGTCGGTGCTGCGCCGGTTGCGCGAGCGTGGGGCGGAGGTGCGGGTGATCGCGACCCGAGCGGCGCTGGCGTTCATCACGGAGCTGAGCCTGAGCACGGCGGCGGACGGGCCGGTGGGCACGGACGCGCACTGGTTCGAGGCGCGGCCGGACGCACTGCACCTGACGCTCGCGCGGGTGGACGCGGCGGTGGTGGTGGGCGCGTCGGCGGAGTTGCTGGCCGGGGCGGCGCACGGGCACGCGGGGGATCTGGCGCTGGCGACGCTCCTGAGCGTGCGCGGCCCCGTGCTGTGGGTGCCCGCGATGAACGAGCTGATGTGGACGCACCCGGCGGTGCAGGCGAACGCGGCTACGCTGCGCGGCTGGGGGCATGGGTTCCTGGGGCCGGAGGTGGGGGCGTTCGGCACACGCGGCGAGGGGCGCGGCGTGGGCCGCATGAGCGAACCGGATGACATCGCGGACGCGACGCTGGCCCTGTTGAAGGGGGACGCCTCCCCTGCCCCGGTGCGGGATCTGGCGGGCGTGCGTGTGGTCGTGTCGGCCGGGCCGACGCGGGAGTACCTGGACCCGGTGCGGTTCATCAGCAACCCGTCGAGCGGCAAGATGGGCTTCGCGGTCGCGGAGGCCGCGCGGGACCGGGGCGCGGACGTGACGCTGGTGACCGGCCCGGTGACGCTGCCGGACCCGGCGGGCGTGCGCGTGGTGCGGATCGAGTCGGCGCTGGAGTTGCGGGACGCCGTGGTGGACGCCGCGCGGGAGGCGGGCATCGTGGTGATGACGGCGGCGGTCGCGGACTACCGCGCGGCCACCCAGAGCGGCGAGAAGCAGGCAAAGGTGGCGGGCGACGTGACGATTCACCTGACGCCGAACCCGGACATCCTGGCGGAACTGGGCCGCGAGAAGGGGGACCGCGTGCTCGTGGGCTTCGCGATGGAGACGCACGCGGGCGTGGAACGCGCGGCGGGCAAGGCGCAACGGAAGAACGCGGATTTTATCCTCCTGAACTACCCGACGCGGGAGGGCACGGCGTTCGGCGGGGACGACAATCAGGTGACGCTGGTGCGCGCGGACGGCTCGCATGAGGACTGGCCGCGCGTGAGCAAGCGCGAGGTGGCCGAGCGGCTGCTGACCGAGGCGGCGCGGCTGCTGCCCCGTCAGGGCTGAGCGGGGTTCTGCCCGGCGGGACGCCCATCATTGAATTATGCAGTGCATATGCATATGCTGTGTGGAATGGCGGGTACGCTCAGCAAGGAACAACGTCAGAAACGCATTCAGGACATCATCGCCCGCGACAGTGTCAGCACCCAGGGAGAACTCGTCAAGCGCCTCCAGGCCGAGGGCATCCGGGTCACGCAGGCCACCGTCAGCCGCGACATCAACGAGTTGCGGCTGGTGCGCCTCCCGGTCGGGAAGGGCCGCCACCGCTACGCCCTGGCGCAGACCGCCGGGCACGTGGGCGCGCAGGAGGAACTCGCGCGGCTCTTCCAGAACTTCGTGCACGACATCGACCGGGGCGAGAACATGCTCGTGATCCGCACGACCGACGGACACGCGACCGGCGTGGCGCTCGTGCTCGACCGGGTGCGGCGGGACGACATCATCGGGACGCTGGCCGGCGAGGACACGATCTTCGTGGTGGCGCGCACCACGGCAGATGCGGAGAACATCATGGAGGAGTTCCACGCCATGATGCTGGGGTAAACATTGCGGTGAGTCGCAGACGAGGGGCGACCGGACCTGCAAGGCTGCGCAGCAGAGGGAGTGGCAATGAGGAACGGTATTCAGGAGATGGACGGTCATCCGGTGTGGTTCCGGGTGACCGGGAATCGGATGAAGCCGTGACGGGGATGGACACGTCGGCCCTGCTGGACGCCGCCGAGGCGTTCGCGGGGCCCTTCTACGCCGAAGCGGGCCGGGCATACCACACCGGGGCGCATGTGCGGGCGCTGCTGGACGCCCTGGCGGTGCGTGGGGTGCTGACGCCCGCGCTGGCGCTGGCCGCGTGGGGCCACGACCTGATCTACGATCCGCGCGCGGCGGACAACGAGGCGCGCAGCGCGGCCGTGTTCGGGGCGTGGCTGGCCGCGCAGGGAGCGCCCGCCGACCTTCAGGCGGAGGTGCGGGCGCTGATCCTCGCCACCCGGCACACCGTTCCCGTGACCACGCGGGCGGAGGCGCTGTTCGTGGACGCCGACCTGAGTGTCCTGGGGGCCGATGCCGCCACGTTCGACGCGTACGACCGGGCCATCCGGGTGGAGTACGCGCACGTGCCCGAGGACGTCTACCGCGCCGGGCGGGCGGCGGTGCTGCGGGGCTTCCTGAACCGCGAGCGGCTGTACCTCACGCCGGAGTTCGCGGGGCTGGAGCCTCAGGCGCGGGTCAATCTGGCCCGGGCGCTGGCTCGGCTGCGCTGATCTCGGGGCTCAGTCCCAGTTCGCTCAGGACCTCGCCGGTGTGCTGCCCGAGCGTGGGCGGCGCGCGGCGCACCGGCAGGGCCTGCCCACCGAAGCGCCAGGGGGGGCTGGTGACGGTCGTCTCGCCCAGGGTGGGGTGCGCGACGGGCACGGCGACCCCACGCGCCTGCACGTGCGGGTCGCGGAAGACGTCGGACAGGTCGTTCACGGGGCCGCAGGGGACGCCCGCGACCTCCAGGCG encodes:
- a CDS encoding winged helix-turn-helix domain-containing protein — translated: MSHVVVIEDEGTVRDVLRFHLERAGLRVTALESVTGAFDVLPGADALVLDWMLPGESGLSFLRRLRADAELRRMPVLMLTARAAEAERVEGLESGADDYLTKPFSAAELVARVRALLRRTQPDVPAVLSNGPLSVDVSAAEARVGSRRMNLTRREFDLLAFMTQHVGRVYSRTELLDRVWGADFLGGERTVDQHVTQLRAHLGDDPGKPGFLETVRGKGYRMRPWTDGA
- a CDS encoding sensor histidine kinase, whose protein sequence is MTAPDATGRAVGTPDHWIDALPQAVLLTDAGLVTRVNAAAARLWGVPQERAAGRPVLEVVRRHTLETLLERGGELELEVTGRTLRCTATRDGTLGALIVEDVTEHRRREAELREATAVLSHEFRTPVAALRGVLEALEYDMPRDLAQNFVRQGLQETERLARLAEDLAVGFRPTRARTLPLAEAFARAERLLSGDLNARRASVTFGQDHLVRADPDKLLQVLLNLIENALKYGPPAGQVEVQTHERGTWIEVSVLDRGTPIPDTESLFKAHTRGRAATGQGSGMGLYIVRSIVHGWGGQAWAERRGDANAFCFTLPGVGGIG
- the phoU gene encoding phosphate signaling complex protein PhoU translates to MREALENDLRAVLNGALNMLGTVERMLPVAGDVLLRENVERLAEVKALDREVDAQEAQIEAECLRIIALHQPVARDLRMVALILKSLSDIERMGDYVVHVAEDGAELAQAPALKRYVNLARMLDRLGEMSQNLRTAIADRDVARAEATVQMDDEVDDLYEQIQRELVTYMLEDPRNISKALMLMRVGRSLERVGDHMENISERVRYWVTGQREG
- the coaBC gene encoding bifunctional phosphopantothenoylcysteine decarboxylase/phosphopantothenate--cysteine ligase CoaBC, coding for MAAVKAPSVLRRLRERGAEVRVIATRAALAFITELSLSTAADGPVGTDAHWFEARPDALHLTLARVDAAVVVGASAELLAGAAHGHAGDLALATLLSVRGPVLWVPAMNELMWTHPAVQANAATLRGWGHGFLGPEVGAFGTRGEGRGVGRMSEPDDIADATLALLKGDASPAPVRDLAGVRVVVSAGPTREYLDPVRFISNPSSGKMGFAVAEAARDRGADVTLVTGPVTLPDPAGVRVVRIESALELRDAVVDAAREAGIVVMTAAVADYRAATQSGEKQAKVAGDVTIHLTPNPDILAELGREKGDRVLVGFAMETHAGVERAAGKAQRKNADFILLNYPTREGTAFGGDDNQVTLVRADGSHEDWPRVSKREVAERLLTEAARLLPRQG
- the argR gene encoding arginine repressor; protein product: MAGTLSKEQRQKRIQDIIARDSVSTQGELVKRLQAEGIRVTQATVSRDINELRLVRLPVGKGRHRYALAQTAGHVGAQEELARLFQNFVHDIDRGENMLVIRTTDGHATGVALVLDRVRRDDIIGTLAGEDTIFVVARTTADAENIMEEFHAMMLG